In the genome of Hyphobacterium sp. CCMP332, one region contains:
- the der gene encoding ribosome biogenesis GTPase Der: MGNIVAIVGRPNVGKSTLYNRLVGERDAIMDDQSGVTRDNHYGRAEWQGNFFSVIDTGGYVKGSEDVFEEAIRDKVEVAIEEASVILFMVDVKTGVTGLDQDFANVLRKSEKPVIVVANKTDMHDKIYLAAEFHSLGFKEIFPVSSENGLGTGDLLEEIVKHFDTEGVEDPYAHLPKIAILGRPNAGKSSLLNFLTGSERSIVTDIPGTTRDAVFTHYNAYGKEFILTDTAGLRRKSRLKDNIEFYSNLRTIKAMEDADVCIVMIDAGRGFESQDMNIVALAQSHKKGVVILVNKWDLIKKETNTARDWEREIRDRLSGMSHIPIVFTSITEKVRIMKAIEIAIQVYEDRASKISTSKLNEKLLPEIERNPPPSYRDKHIKIKYITQLSSKTPAFALFCNFPNHIKDPYKRFIENKLRHHFGLNGVPVSLIFKKK; this comes from the coding sequence GCCATTATGGATGATCAAAGTGGTGTCACTCGCGACAATCACTACGGCCGTGCTGAGTGGCAAGGCAATTTCTTTTCCGTAATAGATACAGGTGGTTATGTCAAAGGCTCGGAAGACGTATTTGAAGAGGCGATTAGAGATAAGGTAGAAGTTGCAATAGAGGAGGCCTCCGTGATACTGTTTATGGTTGATGTAAAAACGGGAGTCACAGGATTGGATCAGGATTTTGCCAATGTCCTGAGAAAAAGTGAAAAACCTGTCATCGTTGTTGCCAATAAAACCGACATGCACGATAAAATCTATCTGGCAGCCGAATTTCACAGTCTGGGTTTCAAAGAAATATTCCCGGTTTCCTCCGAAAATGGATTGGGCACGGGTGATCTGCTTGAAGAGATTGTAAAACATTTTGATACAGAAGGTGTGGAAGATCCATATGCTCACCTGCCTAAAATTGCCATTCTGGGTCGTCCCAATGCGGGTAAATCTTCTTTATTGAATTTTCTTACCGGCTCTGAAAGAAGTATCGTTACAGATATCCCGGGAACTACCAGAGATGCGGTGTTTACACATTATAATGCCTATGGAAAAGAATTCATTCTCACCGACACCGCCGGGCTTAGGAGAAAGTCAAGATTAAAAGACAATATTGAATTCTACAGTAATCTCCGTACAATTAAAGCCATGGAAGATGCGGACGTATGTATTGTCATGATCGATGCAGGCAGGGGTTTCGAGTCTCAGGATATGAATATTGTCGCTTTGGCGCAAAGTCATAAAAAAGGCGTTGTGATTTTAGTCAACAAATGGGACCTGATTAAGAAAGAGACCAATACGGCCAGAGATTGGGAAAGAGAAATTCGAGATCGTCTGTCCGGAATGTCTCACATTCCGATTGTATTTACCTCAATTACAGAAAAAGTGAGGATTATGAAAGCAATTGAAATTGCAATTCAGGTTTATGAAGACAGAGCTAGTAAAATTTCAACTTCAAAGCTCAACGAAAAACTACTTCCTGAAATTGAAAGAAATCCACCTCCCTCTTATCGCGATAAACACATAAAAATTAAATATATAACACAATTAAGTTCAAAAACTCCTGCTTTTGCACTTTTTTGTAATTTTCCAAATCACATTAAAGATCCTTATAAACGCTTTATAGAGAACAAATTACGCCATCATTTTGGACTTAATGGTGTGCCCGTTAGTCTCATATTCAAAAAAAAATAG
- a CDS encoding SprT-like domain-containing protein, with the protein MHLPQELESYIPQNAFEIIKAYWEKYPFQLRLSNHRQSKSGDYRYLPQSKEHLISVNKSLNEYQFLFTLVHEIAHQWVRVSYKRRQSPHGKAWKEMFKQLLEPFVLMNVFPESIHKEVIRHMKNPKASTSADVNLYNAMQDDGNVVFLKDIGEGCEFKIGKKWYTKGPKRRTRYLCYSIPDKRKYTISSIAAIDLSDTQPS; encoded by the coding sequence ATGCACTTACCTCAAGAACTAGAAAGTTATATTCCTCAAAACGCTTTTGAAATCATAAAAGCGTATTGGGAAAAGTATCCCTTCCAACTAAGACTGAGCAATCATAGACAATCCAAGAGTGGAGATTACAGATATTTACCTCAAAGCAAAGAACATCTTATTAGTGTCAATAAAAGTCTTAACGAATACCAGTTTCTCTTTACACTTGTCCATGAAATAGCCCATCAATGGGTGAGGGTTTCATACAAAAGAAGACAGAGTCCTCATGGCAAAGCCTGGAAGGAAATGTTCAAACAACTTCTTGAACCCTTTGTGCTAATGAATGTATTTCCTGAAAGTATACACAAAGAGGTTATTAGACATATGAAAAATCCAAAGGCAAGCACTTCAGCCGATGTCAACTTATACAATGCCATGCAGGATGACGGAAATGTGGTATTCTTAAAAGATATTGGGGAAGGCTGTGAATTTAAAATCGGTAAAAAATGGTATACAAAAGGGCCGAAACGAAGAACGCGTTATCTGTGCTATTCCATTCCGGATAAGCGTAAATACACCATTTCCTCGATTGCTGCGATTGACTTAAGCGACACCCAACCTTCTTGA